A window of the Candida orthopsilosis Co 90-125, chromosome 1 draft sequence genome harbors these coding sequences:
- a CDS encoding Idp1 isocitrate dehydrogenase yields MISASAVNRAKMLSGHIRSFSTSSALSNKIKVKNPIVEMDGDEMTRIIWHKIKDDLIHPYLDVDLKYYDLGIENRDATSDQVTVDAAHAIQKYGVGVKCATITPDEARVKEFGLKKMWVSPNGTIRNILNGTVFRESIIIPSVPRFVPGWKKPIVIGRHAFGDQYKATDLVIKEPGTLELRFTPDNGGEAQVHKVYQYTSPGVGLAMYNTDESINGFAHASFRMALSKNLPLYMSTKNTILKKYDGRFKDIFQEIYDKEYKEQFKKQGLWYEHRLIDDMVAQMIKSQGGFVMALKNYDGDVQSDIVAQGFGSLGLMTSVLVTPDGSAFESEAAHGTVTRHYRLYQQGKETSTNSIASIYAWTRGLAQRGRLDNTPEVVEFANKLEKSTIDTVQIDGIMTKDLALTMGKTDRSSYVTTFEFLDAVANRLKQ; encoded by the coding sequence ATGATTTCCGCATCAGCTGTTAACCGTGCAAAGATGTTGCTGGGACATATTCGTTCATTTTCCACTTCTTCCGCcttatcaaacaaaatcaagGTCAAAAACCCAATTGTTGAGATggatggtgatgaaatgaCAAGAATCATATGGCACAAGATTAAGGACGATTTGATTCACCCATATTTggatgttgatttgaagtATTACGATTTAGGAATTGAAAACCGTGATGCCACTAGCGATCAAGTAACAGTTGATGCTGCTCACGCAATTCAAAAATACGGGGTAGGTGTCAAATGTGCAACCATCACACCAGATGAAGCTAGAGTTAAAGAATTCGgtttaaaaaaaatgtgGGTTTCGCCAAATGGTACAATTagaaatattttgaatggTACTGTGTTCAGAGAAAGTATTATTATTCCAAGTGTACCTCGTTTTGTTCCCGGATGGAAAAAGCCAATTGTTATAGGAAGGCATGCATTTGGTGATCAGTACAAGGCTACTGACTTAGTCATCAAGGAACCAGGTACTTTGGAGTTGAGATTCACCCCAGACAATGGTGGTGAAGCTCAAGTACATAAGGTATATCAATACACCAGCCCAGGTGTCGGATTAGCTATGTACAACACTGatgaatcaatcaatggttTTGCTCATGCATCATTCAGAATGGCATTGAGTAAAAACTTGCCATTGTACATGTCTACCAAAAAcaccattttgaaaaagtacGATGGTAGATTCAAAGACATTTTCCAAGAGATTTACGATAAGGAATATAAGGAACAATTTAAAAAGCAAGGATTATGGTATGAACATAGATTAATCGATGATATGGTTGCTCAAATGATTAAATCACAAGGTGGATTTGTTATGGCCTTGAAGAATTACGATGGTGATGTTCAATCTGATATTGTCGCTCAAGGTTTTGGCTCCCTTGGTTTAATGACTTCGGTCTTGGTTACTCCAGATGGATCAGCTTTTGAGTCAGAAGCTGCTCATGGAACCGTCACTAGACATTATAGATTATATCAACAGGGTAAAGAaacatcaaccaattcaattgcATCCATTTATGCTTGGACTAGAGGTCTTGCTCAAAGAGGTAGATTGGATAATACTCCAGAAGTTGTTGAGTTTGCCAACAAGTTGGAGAAGTCTACCATTGACActgttcaaattgatggaaTCATGACTAAAGACTTAGCCTTGACCATGGGTAAGACCGATAGATCTAGTTATGTAACCACTTTTGAGTTCTTGGATGCTGTTGCAAACAGATTGAAACAATAA